The sequence CTTACCACGGTTCGAGGAGCCCTATGTGATCGAAATCACATAGGAAGAATTAGCAATCGGCGACGCTACCGAATAGTCTCGTGGAATTGCATCCGGGGGGACGCAAAGTGATTCCGTTTCGGTTATTTGCTTTGTTGATATTGGCGATGGGCCTTGCCTGCGGGCCGGCGCATGCCGACCGGCGCGTGGCGCTCGTGATCGGCAATTCCGCCTACAAGAGCGCGCCCAAGCTCGGCAATCCCGTCAACGATGCCACCCTGGTGGGCGGCATGTTCAAGAAGGCCGGCTTCGATTCCGTCGACGTCAGGCTGGATCTCAGTGCCAGCGAGATGCGGCGCACGCTGCGCGAGTTTGCCGGCAGAACGCGCGATGCGGAGATGGCGGTGATCTATTACGCCGGCCACGGCATCGAGCTCGACGGCACCAACTATCTCATTCCGACCGACGCAACGCTGGAGACGGACGGCGACGTGCTCGACGAGACCATCCCGGTTGAGCGCGCGCTGTTCGCGGTCGAGCCGGCCAAGCAGCTTCGCCTGATCATCCTCGACGCCTGCCGCGACAATCCGTTCTCAAAGAGCATGAAGCGTACGCTGGCCTCGCGTGCGATCGGACGCGGCCTTGCCAAGGTCGAGCCGACCAGCCCCAACACTATGATCGCCTTCGCGGCGAAGGCGGGATCGACCGCGTCCGACGGTGACTCCAAGAACAGCCCGTTTGCGGCCGCGCTGGTCGAACACCTGCCGAAGCCGGGCCTTGATCTGCGCAAGGCCTTTGGCTTCGTGCGCGACGACGTGCTCAAGGCGACCGGCTACAAGCAGGAGCCCTATGTCTATGGCTCGCTCGGCGGCGACGATGTGCCGCTGGTCGCGGTCAAGCCGGCCGCCACCGGTCCGCAGGCCAACCCACAGGATGCCATTCGCAGGGATTACGAGCTTGCGCTTCAGCTTGCCACGCGCGACGGCTGGGAAGCGTTCCTGGCGCAATATCCCGAGGGGTTCTACGCCAACCTCGCCAAGGGCCAGCTGAACAAGATCGGCGCCGAGGAGACGCGCGCGGCGGCTGAGCAAAAGGCCAAGGCAGCCGAGCAGGAAAAGGCGAAGCTCATCGCCGAGCGCGCTCAGAAGGCCGAGCAGGAGAAGGCGGCTGCGGCGGCCAAGACCGCTGAGGATGCGCGGATCGCGGCGGAGAAACAGAAGCAGATCGAGCAGGCGAGAGCCGAGGCGGCCGAACGGCAGCGCAAGGTGGCCGAGGCGGCGGCGAAGGCATTGGCCGAGAAGCAGGCGGCGGAGAAAGCCAAGGCCGAACTCGCTGCCAAGCAGGCTGCAGAGAAAGCGGAGCAGGGCGCAAAGCCCCCCGCCGACAGGCAGATGCCTGAGCCTGAGCAGAAGGTCGCGGCCTTCTCGCCCGCACCCGCGTCCACATTGTCGGCGGCCGATCTGACAAAATCCGTGCAGAGCGAACTGCGCCGGGTCGGCTGCCTGTCCGCTGCGGCTGACGGTGACTGGAGCGCAGCGTCGCAGCACTCGATGACGCTGTTCAACAAATATGCCGGCACCCAGTTCGATGCGAAGCTTGCCAGCATCGAGGCGCTCGATGCGCTGAAGGCGAAACCGGGACGGGTCTGCCCGCTGGTCTGCAATTTCGGCTTCAAGGCCGACGGCGACCAATGCGCCAAGATCACCTGTCGTGCCGGCTATCGCGTCGGCGACGACAATGAGTGCGAGAAGATCCAGGAGAAGAAGCCGGTCGCGACGCGGGAAGATACCCGGAGACGCGATACGGATCGAAAACAAACGGAGGCCGCACCGTCAGCGCCGCAGGCTTCGGGTCAGGTGATCTGCAACAGCGCCGGTTGCAGGCCGATCGCCAAGGGGTGCCGGCTGGGGACAGCCAATCATCCTGCCACTCCTACAGTCAAGATACCGGCCGAAATATGCAACTGATGATGAAGCATATCCTTCGGGCCTGCTCCATTGTGCTCGGAGCTCTCGCTTGTTTTGCCCTCTGCTGCAGCCCAGCGTTCGCCGAAAAGCGCGTGGCGCTCGTCATCGGCAATTCCGCCTACAAGAGCGCGCCGAAGCTCGGCAATCCCGTGAACGACGCGATCCTGATGGGTGGCATGTTCAGGAAGGCCGGCTTCGACAACGTCGACGTCAGGCGGGACTTGAACGCGTCGGACATGCGCAAGGCGCTGCGCGAGTTCGGTGCGAGGACGCGGGACGCCGATGTCGCGATCGTCTATTACGCAGGCCACGGTCTCGAGGTCGACGGCACCAACTACCTGATTCCGACCGATGCCGCTCTCGAGACCGACACCGACGTCTACGACGAGGCGCTGCCGATCGATCGTGTGCTGGTGAGCATCGAGCCAGCCAAACAGCTTCGGCTCGTCATTCTTGATGCCTGCCGCGACAATCCGTTCGCCAAGACCATGAAGCGGACGGTAGCCTCGCGCGCGATCGGGCGCGGGCTCGCCAAGGTCGAGCCGACTAGCCCGAACACGATGATTGCGTTCGCGGCCAAGGCGGGATTCACGGCGTCGGACGGCGATTCAAAGAACAGTCCATTTGCAGTCGCGCTTGCCGATCACCTGCCGAAGCCCGGCCTCGATCTGCGCAAGGCGTTCGGTTTCGTCCGCGACGACGTATTGAAGAACACCGGCTACAAGTAAGAGCCGTATGTCTACGGTTCGTTGGGCGGCGATGATGTCGCTCTTGTTCCTGCAAAACCGGCTGCAACGGCGGGGCAGCCAAATCCGCAGGACGCGGTTCGCAGGGATTACGAACTGGCGTTGCAGGCGGGTGATCGCGACGGATGGGAGGCGTTTCTGCAGGCTTATCCTGACGGTTTCTACGCCAATCTGGCGCGCGTGCAGCTGAAGAAGATCGCTGCCGAAGAAGTGCGCGTCGCTGCCGAACAGAAAGCGAAGCTCGCCGAGCAGGAGAAGGCGAGGCTGGCGTCCGAGCGCGCGCAGAAGGCTGAGCAGGACAAGGCGGCAGCAGCGGCGAAGGCGGCTGAAGAGACGCGCGTCGCTGCCGAGAAGCAAAAGCAGGTCGAGCAGGCGAGAGCAGAAGCAGCCGAGCAACAGCGCAAGACCGCCGAAGCTGCGGCAGCGAAGGCGTTCGCCGAGAAGCAGGCGGCAGAGAAGGCGGCTGCTGAAGCCGCGGCAAGGCAGGCTGCGGACAGGCAGGCGGCCGATGCGGCAAGCAAGAAGGTTGCGGCATTATCCCCTGCGCCGTCATCCAGCCCCGCGCCGGATGATCTGGCGAAGTCCGTGCAACTCGAACTGCGGCGCGTCGGCTGCATGACCGGATCAGCCGACAGCGAGTGGGGCCAGACGGCGCAGCGCTCGCTGGCGCTGTTCAACAAATATGCAGGGACGAAATTCGACGCAAAGCTTGCAAGCACCGGCGCGCTCGATGAGCTGAAGGCCAACCGGGTCGCGTCTGCCCGCTCGTCTGCGATCACGGCTTCAAGGCGGACGGGGATCAATGCACTCGGATCACCTGCCGCGCCGGTTATCGCGTCAACGACGACAATGAATGTGAGAAGGTGCCGGAGAAAAAGCCGGTGGCGACGCGCGACGATTCCAGGAAGCGGGATAGCGACCGCAAACAGATCGAAGCTGCGCCAGCAAATCCGCAGGCCCGGTCGTCAGGCCAAATCTTTTGCAACTCGGCGGGCTGTCGCCCGGTTCGGTCCGGTTGCAGATTGGTGACGCCAACTGCTGGGCCGGGAACCGGGGGCGCGGGTGCCGGGGTAGCCGGCCAAAATGCCGTCGAGGTCTGTAACTGATCTTAGCGCGTATGGTGGGTTAGCGTACCGTAACCCACCACTGTCTCTCACCGCGGGACACAGAAGAGGTGGCTACGCCTTCGGCTAACCCACCCTGCGAACCTCCTACCCCGCCGGCATCTGCGTCTCGACCAGGCGCGCCCAGAACGACGCGCCGTGGCCGAGGATGTTGTCGTTGAAGACGTAGGCCGGGTGGTGGCATTCCGGGCTGTCGCCCATGCCGACCAGTATCATCGCGCCTGGGCGCGCTTCCAGCATGAACGAAAAGTCCTCGGCGCCCATCATGGGAACGAACTTGTCGTTGACGCGGTCAGTGCCGACGATGTCGCGGGCGACCTCGGCGGCAAGGCCGGCCTCGCGCGCATGGTTCATCGTCACCGGATACATCCGGGTGTATTTTGTCTCCGCCGAGCCGCCATAAGCGCGCGCGACGCTGTCGGCAACCTCGCCGATGCGGCGCTCGACGAGATCGCGCACGTCAGGATCGAGCGTGCGCACGGTGCCGCCGAGCTCGGCGATCTCCGGGATGATGTTGAAAGCGGTGCCGGAGTGGAATTGCGTGATCGAGATGACCGCGGACTTCAGTGGATCGACGTTGCGCGCGACGATCGATTGCAGCGCGCCCACGATCTGCGAGCCGATCAGCACGCTGTCGACCGCCTTGTGCGGACCCGCGCCGGCGTGGCCGCCCTTGCCGTGGACCGTGATCTGGATGTTGTCCGAGGAGGCGAGCATCGCGCCCGCCGTCGTGGCGAAATGCCCTTCCGGCAGGCCCGGCATGTTGTGCATGCCGTAGACCTCCTGGATATTCCAGCGCGTCATCAGCCCGTCCTCGACCATGGCCTTGCCGCCGCCACCGCCTTCCTCGGCGGGCTGGAAGATCATGATCGCGGTGCCGTCGAAATTGCGCGTCTCGGCGAGATATTTGGCAGCGCCCAGCAGCATCGCGGTGTGGCCATCATGACCGCAGGCGTGCATCTTGCCGGGGACCTTCGAGGCGTACGGCACGCCCGAGGTTTCCATGATCGGCAGCGCATCCATGTCGGCGCGCAAGCCAATGGTCTTGCCGGAGGCCGATTTGCGGCCGCGGATCACGCCGACGACGCCGGTGCGGCCGATGCCCGTCACCACCTCGTCGCAGCCGAATTCGCGCAAGCGGTCGGCGACGATGCCGGCGGTGCGGTGCACTTCGTAGAGCAGCTCAGGGTTCTCGTGGAAGTCATGGCGCCAGGCGGCCATGTCGTCGGAGAGGGCGGCAACGCGGTTGACGATGGGCATGGGGTGGGAATCCGTTTCTGTGTTCTTGGGGGCCCGGACGAGCGAAGCGGCTTTTTACGCCGTGATTTGGCGGAGGGGGAGGACGAAACGGAGGGCCGGAACAAGGTTATCGGGGATGAGCCGGGAGGACCGGTCAGTTCCGGCGGCGACGCAAAAATTAACTATCAATCACGGATCATTGACTGACAGATATTGAAATCTGTCAGCGAGACGTGTATATCCGTTCTCGGACGCTCCGATTGGGCGTCCCGCGATAAGCCCCGGGAAGCCCGACATCCGACGCGAGTTCGGATTTGAGGGCGGATTGAAGAACGGGGACCGCGGACGAATGGAGACTTGAGACAATGACCACCGAAATCATCAATCTCACCGGCGTGATTGGGCATTGGCTCAATTTGCTGGTGGCGCGCCAGATCGCGGCGCAAGCTGCAAAACTGCCTCATTAAGGCATAGGCTTTCCGAAACGACCGGCGAGGGCGCTTCGGAAGCAGCCCGACTGCCGGGGGTAACTGAGCCCTGAACGGGAACATGGTGCTGGCATGAATGAAGCCGTTGTCTTGACGCCGGAGCGGATCCTCGAAGTCACCGAGGACGTGCTGCGGCGCTACGGACTTGCCAAGGCCACCGTGGTCGACGTTGCCCGTGCGCTCGATGTGAGCCACGGCAGCGTCTATCGCCACTTTCCGAGCAAGGCCTCGCTGCGCGAGGCGGTCGCCAAACGCTGGCTCGACCGCATCGACGCGCCGCTGCTGGCGATCGCGAAGGAGCAGGGTCCTGCGCCCGACCGGCTCGACCGCTGGCTGCGGACGCTGTTCGCCGCGAAGCGTTCGCGCGTGCTCGACGACCCCGAAATGTTCCAGACCTATCTGACGCTGGCGCGCGAAGCCTGCGCCGCCGTCAAGTGCCACAAGGACACCATGATCGATCAGATCGCGGCGATCCTGTCCGACGGCGTCCAGCAGGGCGTGTTCGCCGTCGACGACGTCAAGGTCACCGCGCGCGCTATCTTCGATGCGACGGTGCGCTTCCACCATCCTGCCCATGCCGACGAATGGAAAGACGCCGATTTGCCCGCGCGCGTCGACGCGACGCTCGCGCTGGTCCTGCGCGGGTTGAAGGCCTGCTAGTTCGCAACAGCTGTTCGATACGCGCTACGGCCCATCAACCTCTCGCCTTGTGAAGAAGGGCACCATTGTGTGTCGGCGTCGATGCAGTATGGCGCCTGCGTCCATGGAGGGCCGGATCGGCCGATGGCACGACCGGCGGACTTTCCGGATATGCATTGACTGCGATTTCGACCGCGTCCTTTGACCGCTTGCGAACGCGGTAGAAGGTTAGCTCCTGATCGAGCATGGGGCAGCGGAAGTGGACAATGGCGCTATCGGGTAGGCGGCACAGTTCGTCGATGAGTTCGCCGACTGTGATGATAGGGGGATGGGCGGCCGAGTTGTGATGAACCTTACTCATGACGTTCTACTCCTTCACTCTGCTACCAACCGGAACTGGATGGTCTCCGTTCCAATTTGCCCGGCAGATTGAAAAAGCTTCGAGTTGCCTGGAGGAATGCGGCAGTTCTGCTGCTAAATCCTCGTCAGTCCGCAACTCGCCGCCAGCCGCACCAGCTGCGCGTCGGTGCGCGCGCCGGTCTTGGTCTTGATCAGATAGTGGTAGTTCTGGACCGTCTTGACGCTGAGATTGAGATGCGCCGCGATCTGTTCGGTGGTGGCGCCGCCGGCGAACTGGCGCAAGATTTCGATTTCGCGCTCGCCGAGCTGATCCAGCACCGAGCCCGTCGATAAACTGTCCTCGGCCAAAACATGTGCGATGTCGTCGCTCATCGCGCGTTCGCCGCGGGCGACGCTGCGGATCGCATTCGCGACGGCGGACGGCTCGCTGCTCTTGGTGACGAAGCCGGAGGCACCGGCGCCGAAGGCGGCTTTCACCAGCACGGCCTCGTTGTGCATGGTGAAGACGAGGATGCGCGCCCGCGGACTGCGCGCGCGGATGTTGCGGATGGCTTCGAGGCCACTCGCGCCGGGCATCGAGATATCGAGCACGACGACGTCGGGGTCGTGCGCCTTGAAAGCGCCGTAGGCGTCGGCGGCATTATCGGCCTCCGCCACGACGTGCAGATCGCCCTGGCTCTCCAGCACGCGACGGTAGCCTTGCCGCACGATCGGATGATCGTCCACCAGCAGCACGGAGATGCCTGTTGCGGCGACCTCGTTCATGCCGGCCTCACGCGGCGAGCGGGATGGTGGCGGCGACGCTAAGGCCGCCTCGCGCCGGCAGGATCGACAGCGATCCGCCGGCGGCCGTGACGCGCTCGCGGATGCCGGTGAGGCCGAAGCCGGCCGACTGCGCGACACGTTCCGCATCGCCGCCGCCGTCGTCCTCGACGCTAATCAGCAGCGTATCGTCCTCGCCGGCGCGCCGTTCGATCCGCAAGCTGATCTCTCGCGCGGAGCTGTGGCGCAGCGCGTTGGTCAGGCATTCCTGGGCGACGCGATAGGCCGTGGTCGCAGCCGGTCCGCTGATGTCGGTGAGATCGCCTCTGACGTCGAGCTGGATCGTCGGCCGCGCCGCGCTCTGCGAGCGCCAGCTGTCGACGAGATTGACGAGGCTCGCCTCGAGCCCGAGTTCCTCGGGCAACGGATTGCGCAGCCGCTTCAAGGCATCGCGCAATGATGCCATCAGGTGATGGGTCGCCTGCGAGATCATGCGCGCGTCCTGGGCGATGCCGTTGCCCCTGTTCTGTCTCGCGCCGGCCGTCTCGATCGTGTTGGCGAAGGCGAGGATCGCGGAAAGGTTTTGCCCGAACTCGTCATGCAGCTCGCGGGCAAGCGCCCGGCGCTCGTCGTCACGGATCTCGATCAGGCGCCGCGTCAGCGCCGCGCGCTGCTCGGTCGCTTCCTCCAGCCGACCGCCGAGCTCGCCCACGGCGTTGCCGATCATCGCCAGCTCCATCGAGCGGAAGCGCGGGAGTTTTGTGCGATACTGGCCTCGCGCCATGCGCTGGAGCGCAGTGACGATCGCGCGCGCCGGCGCCAGCGCATGCGCGATCGCAACCGAGGCGAGGATTGCGATCGCCGCCGCCATCAACAGCGCGACATCGATCACGTTGAGGACGTACTCCCAGGCGAGCGAGATGGCGGCTGCGGCATCCGGCGTCGCGACGACGGTGCCGGCCGTTGCTGCGCGCGGACTGACCGGCCGCACCACCTCGGCGTGGCTGCCGAGCAAGGTCGGCACGATCGCGGCGAACCAGCGCGGCGGCGTCTTGCCGAGCCCCTCGCTCTGGCCGCAGAGCGGTTTTTCGAATGCGATGGCCGGCTGGAACTCGACGCAGACGCCGGGCGAGATCAGCTTCATCGTTTCCAGCGTGCGCCACTCCGGAACGGGCAGGAGCTGCTCGCGCGTTCTGCTGCTGCGCAACAGAAACTCGTGCCAATACAGCGCCTGAAGCGCTTGCCCGACCCGCTGCGCGGAAGCCGCCGTGGCCCGGTCGACGCTGCGATAGGCATCGACGGTGGCCCACAGGGTCGCCGCGCCCAGGCAGAGCGCGACGATGAGCAGCAGACGGGCGACAAGCTGAAGCACGAGGCGCATGCGATCATCCCCGACGTTTGGTAAGGTCAGCCTAACAACGCCGCCGCGCCTTGCCAATTGCAGCCTTTGGGCCGGATTGCAGCTCGGGCAAATTTCCCAATCCGGATTGGGCATGGCTCTTTGGACCGGGCGCAGCGGCTTTGATCTAATCGGGGTGGAATCGTTGCAAGCCAGTGCTTGCAAGGTAAGGAGCGGTGCAACATGAGTTCGATGACGATTGGACCGATC comes from Bradyrhizobium diazoefficiens and encodes:
- a CDS encoding caspase family protein, with protein sequence MGLACGPAHADRRVALVIGNSAYKSAPKLGNPVNDATLVGGMFKKAGFDSVDVRLDLSASEMRRTLREFAGRTRDAEMAVIYYAGHGIELDGTNYLIPTDATLETDGDVLDETIPVERALFAVEPAKQLRLIILDACRDNPFSKSMKRTLASRAIGRGLAKVEPTSPNTMIAFAAKAGSTASDGDSKNSPFAAALVEHLPKPGLDLRKAFGFVRDDVLKATGYKQEPYVYGSLGGDDVPLVAVKPAATGPQANPQDAIRRDYELALQLATRDGWEAFLAQYPEGFYANLAKGQLNKIGAEETRAAAEQKAKAAEQEKAKLIAERAQKAEQEKAAAAAKTAEDARIAAEKQKQIEQARAEAAERQRKVAEAAAKALAEKQAAEKAKAELAAKQAAEKAEQGAKPPADRQMPEPEQKVAAFSPAPASTLSAADLTKSVQSELRRVGCLSAAADGDWSAASQHSMTLFNKYAGTQFDAKLASIEALDALKAKPGRVCPLVCNFGFKADGDQCAKITCRAGYRVGDDNECEKIQEKKPVATREDTRRRDTDRKQTEAAPSAPQASGQVICNSAGCRPIAKGCRLGTANHPATPTVKIPAEICN
- a CDS encoding M20 aminoacylase family protein yields the protein MPIVNRVAALSDDMAAWRHDFHENPELLYEVHRTAGIVADRLREFGCDEVVTGIGRTGVVGVIRGRKSASGKTIGLRADMDALPIMETSGVPYASKVPGKMHACGHDGHTAMLLGAAKYLAETRNFDGTAIMIFQPAEEGGGGGKAMVEDGLMTRWNIQEVYGMHNMPGLPEGHFATTAGAMLASSDNIQITVHGKGGHAGAGPHKAVDSVLIGSQIVGALQSIVARNVDPLKSAVISITQFHSGTAFNIIPEIAELGGTVRTLDPDVRDLVERRIGEVADSVARAYGGSAETKYTRMYPVTMNHAREAGLAAEVARDIVGTDRVNDKFVPMMGAEDFSFMLEARPGAMILVGMGDSPECHHPAYVFNDNILGHGASFWARLVETQMPAG
- a CDS encoding TetR family transcriptional regulator; this encodes MNEAVVLTPERILEVTEDVLRRYGLAKATVVDVARALDVSHGSVYRHFPSKASLREAVAKRWLDRIDAPLLAIAKEQGPAPDRLDRWLRTLFAAKRSRVLDDPEMFQTYLTLAREACAAVKCHKDTMIDQIAAILSDGVQQGVFAVDDVKVTARAIFDATVRFHHPAHADEWKDADLPARVDATLALVLRGLKAC
- a CDS encoding response regulator; its protein translation is MNEVAATGISVLLVDDHPIVRQGYRRVLESQGDLHVVAEADNAADAYGAFKAHDPDVVVLDISMPGASGLEAIRNIRARSPRARILVFTMHNEAVLVKAAFGAGASGFVTKSSEPSAVANAIRSVARGERAMSDDIAHVLAEDSLSTGSVLDQLGEREIEILRQFAGGATTEQIAAHLNLSVKTVQNYHYLIKTKTGARTDAQLVRLAASCGLTRI
- a CDS encoding sensor histidine kinase, with translation MRLVLQLVARLLLIVALCLGAATLWATVDAYRSVDRATAASAQRVGQALQALYWHEFLLRSSRTREQLLPVPEWRTLETMKLISPGVCVEFQPAIAFEKPLCGQSEGLGKTPPRWFAAIVPTLLGSHAEVVRPVSPRAATAGTVVATPDAAAAISLAWEYVLNVIDVALLMAAAIAILASVAIAHALAPARAIVTALQRMARGQYRTKLPRFRSMELAMIGNAVGELGGRLEEATEQRAALTRRLIEIRDDERRALARELHDEFGQNLSAILAFANTIETAGARQNRGNGIAQDARMISQATHHLMASLRDALKRLRNPLPEELGLEASLVNLVDSWRSQSAARPTIQLDVRGDLTDISGPAATTAYRVAQECLTNALRHSSAREISLRIERRAGEDDTLLISVEDDGGGDAERVAQSAGFGLTGIRERVTAAGGSLSILPARGGLSVAATIPLAA